In Silene latifolia isolate original U9 population chromosome X, ASM4854445v1, whole genome shotgun sequence, the following proteins share a genomic window:
- the LOC141618957 gene encoding uncharacterized protein LOC141618957 produces the protein MVIFDAEKFKNLDYKHRTTQHRVAAGMNVSQSTVARWVATKVIKSHTNTLKPDQGNLIHMDEKWFYITKDGQRPQYDANNQCIFDAKIGIWPFVTLEPAQINSKNRVAGTLVTKPIESVTKQVIKNMLLEKVLPEIKRKWPENASKTIYIQQDIARPHIKNSDADFREATTSDGRNIQLVQQPPNSPDMNVLDLGFFRAIQSLQTLTNSYKLDEPVEAVTLYFNNLEVVKLNYVYISMQGCMLEVLKRRGHNDYKIPHMHKTKLAKAGLLPQYLEADVDLVKDNIRYINNVESVEVANAGNGYSITDFIDMCA, from the exons ATGGTGATATTTGATGCTGAAAAGTTCAAAAACCTGGATTACAAACACAGAACCACTCAACATAGAGTTGCTGCTGGTATGAATGTAAGCCAATCAACTGTGGCTAGGTGGGTTGCAACCAAAGTGATCAAGAGTCATACCAATACCCTAAAACCAG ATCAAGGTAATCTTATACACATGGATGAAAAATGGTTTTACATTACTAAAGATGGTCAAAG ACCACAATATGATGCAAATAATCAATGTATTTTTGATGCAAAGATAGGAATATGGCCATTTGTTACTTTGGAACCAGCCCAAATAAATTCTAAAAATAGGGTTGCAGGAACATTGGTCACAAAGCCTATAGAGTCAGTCACTAAACAGGTTATCAAGAACATGCTCTTAGAGAAGGTGTTGCCtgaaattaagaggaagtggccAGAAAATGCAAGTAAAACAATTTATATTCAGCAAGACATTGCACGTCCCCACATTAAGAACTCTGATGCAGATTTTAGAGAAGCAACAACTAGTGATGGGCGGAATATACAGTTAGTCCAACAACCTCCAAACTCACCAGACATGAATGTGTTGGATTTGGGGTTTTTTAGAGCCATTCAGTCTCTCCAGACACTCACCAATTCATACAAGCTAGATGAGCCTGTGGAAGCAGTGACTCTTTATTTTAACAATTTAGAGGTTGTTAAACTTAATTATGTGTACATCAGTATGCAGGGTTGTATGCTTGAAGTTTTAAAAAGAAGAGGACACAATGATTACAAGATACCACACATGCATAAGACCAAGTTAGCAAAAGCAGGCCTACTACCACAATATTTGGAGGCAGATGTTGATTTGGTAAAGGATAACATTAGGTATATTAACAATGTTGAAAGTGTGGAAGTTGCTAACGCAGGTAATGGATATAGTATTACTGATTTCATAGATATGTGTGCTTAA